One Emys orbicularis isolate rEmyOrb1 chromosome 20, rEmyOrb1.hap1, whole genome shotgun sequence genomic window, aaacaaggggaaaaaaagaaaatcccccacttcgtcacagtcaTTCACAGTAGTGTAATGCGGGTGTGCAGTTCTATTGATCCAGAATAGCAGTATTCTAGacccattttgcactggtgtaaatgatgaTACAACATGGTGAAGAATCAGCCCAATGCCTGATCTCAGCATCTCTCCAAAAGGGGGAGACAGATGGGAGGGGAACAATTTCCCATGTGTCTCTTTGTGCACCaggcaggggttgggggcagAGAGTTCAGGGTTTCAAGTATATGCTCTActtggcagagggctgaggaaggggttgtgacgggttagatcccagaaccccccttgggagctgccacccaatgtgccatgtaacatatctccataaaggttatgatctactgaatgtattaatcctatttgtatgcatgtatcatttttgtattcgaagttatgaatgttatgaagGTTGGCtatgtactggcttgatttctaaataaccttagtagagcatttggtcagttcctggagaaaggaatgttgaaattaattacctaatcaagaaacacttaaaggacaatgaatcttggaatgctccaatccacataagaagtctacttgaggaagttcaaggtagcatgtaaacaatggatgctacctgtaaaaactgagagtcatgcatggacatgtgacttgcccaggtgactcctaaactccatcttggagctggactttgcgtaggagagaggagggggtctccacccacaagagaaaatctatttaaacccatgggagacccctccattttatcttcagttggctaaagagatagctctccaccccccaggatacttgaaagaaattggaaaaaaggacagtgtgcaaggggtgtgagtgattgctggacccaggctaaaaggagattagtctgtaaaagggagcattctgggactggtgaggatcttatctgtattcattttgattagacatagatttgcacattttattttattttgcttggtgactttactttgttctgtctgttactacttggaaccacttaaatcctactttctgtatttaataaaatcacttttaacttattaattgacccagagtatgtattaatacctgggggggcaaacagctgtgcatatctctctatcagtgttatagagggagaaAAATTTATGGATTTACCCGGCATAagccttatacagggtaaaacggatttatttgggtttagacctcattgggagttgggcatctgagtgttaaagacaggaacacttctgtgagctgttttcagtgaagcctgcaactttgggacaagtaattcagaccctgggtctttgttggagcagacgggcatgtctggctcagcaagacagggtgctggggtcccgagctggcagggaaagcaggagcaggggtagtcttggcacatcaggtggcagctcccaatggggggttctgtgatccaacccatcacaggggttactgggctgccctggggagaagagaagagggccTGCAATGGCTGAGGATGGAATGATTCACTCTGCGGCTGTGGATAGAGAATGGGGAAAATAGCAGAAAAACTGAACAGGTTTATCGAGGATCTGTTCCCAGTAGGGGAGGGACCGAATCCTGTTCCACCCcttgctcagccctgacccctgCCTCGATAAAACAGGAAACTCTTTAATCATTAGAGAAGTCAGACCCTTCTCTTCATTTCAGCCCCTGCAGCAAAGTCCAGgagagttttttccccccagcaactGATATTGTTCCAGCAGCAAAGAGGAGGACACAGGACGGTGCTTCAGCACGGGCTGCGTAAGGTTCGTCCCTAGATCGGCTGCACCACGATGCTGCCAGAGGAGAGGGGAGCTTGCTCTTGGGGGTTGGATGCGCTTGAACCACTAACCAAATGGGGGCTTCTCTTTGTGCTTCTCTTCCCTGGGGAGGCatcagggcactgggggtgggggttagggttgccaaccctcccattTTAGCTGGTAGACTCCCGGAACCGggctctatctcccggaggctcCAGAAGCCAAACGGGGAAATTTTAGGCCACTGAAAGTCCAGTGGCGCAGCAGCGCTAAGGCAGgttctctgcctgccctggatCCACGctactcccggaagtggctggcacatccctggggcaggggtcagggggtctccgtgtgctgcccctacCCCGAacactgactccgcagctcccattggctggaaactatGTCCAATGAGAGCTGCGCGGGTGGagactgcaggcaggggcagcacacagagaccacTGCTCCCCCCACAGGGGACGCAGGGATGCATCAGCCACTTCCGGAAGCAGCGTGGGACCAGGgtaggcaaggagcctgccttagccttgccgcgccgctgaccgggagctgcctgatgTAAGCCGCGCCCGGCTGGATCCCACACCCCTGaaaccctcccacaccccgaaccacctcctgcaccccaacaccctaccctagccctgagcccccttctggagcctgtaccccaaattccctcctgcaccccaacaccctgcctcacactgagccccctcctgcaccccaactccctcccacagctagCACCCTCAACCCCAATCCCCAGTACtgagccagctcctgtgcccgcaccccctcccacacaccgacTCccttaccccagcccagagcccctcctgtgCTCGAAGCTCtctaaaagtgggagggccactaGCACCCAAaccgtggccctgccccccccatcaccccatgCTTCTCCTCCCGCCTATTCTCTACAAGGCTCCTGCCCTGCACTGCCCCATCCCCCGAGACCACACCCCAGTGCCACCTCTTCTCCATGAACCCTGTACACACACCATTTCTTTCCCCTGGTCTTTTATTGAACCCAGAATACCACCCCTGAAAGGAGAGTCTCATTTCTATTTGCATTATTTCCCAGCAGGAGTGAGAATAAAAGGTGTTGTCAGCTGGGACTACTGGTGTTATTAATCCGACCAGAgtgctctctcccattggcttagagcatctgcaTCAGTGCAACTGCACCTCTGTAAgcgctgtagtgtagccatagctcTAAAGtgctgattgccagaagctgggaatgggcgacaggggagggatcacttgatgattacctattctgttcattccctctagggcacctggcattggccactgtggaagacgggatactgggctagatggccctttggtctcacccagtctGCCCGTTCTTATATTAATTGAGAATTCATTCCAGGCGTGCAAATTCATCCCCGCATGAGAGCTCTCCTCGACGCAGGATTCAGCTGAAGGTAAAAGAGAGGAGACAAAAGACTCTCCCATGCTATTCCCCAAGTCCAGACCCACAGAACCAAGGAAGTTAAGTTGTGTCTCGAAATCACAGGGTCAGACCAGGTTCAGTTTCTTGGACAGAGGAGAGATTTCCTGTTATTTCAGAAACTTAAAAGtgctgcattccccccccccccccagtattgtCCCTGCAGACGAGCTCTCCCTGACAACCTGCTGGTGCACTCAGGTCAGGTCTGACTCCGCGGGGATTGTCTCTCACCCTGTTctgtgcagcacagtgccccacaGCCCCATGCTGGGACATCAGGATCAGCACTGACTCCGCGGGGAGATGACACCCGACTGTGCCcctcgccctgctccctgctgcacagtgccgggctgggcactggggtcagcactgaggggCACACAGCCTCTCCTGCCACCCAGAACACAGACCCTGCAGCAGAGCCCCCCCTAGTGTCACACTGGGGGGCTGCGAATCAGTGTGTGTGGAAATGAACCCTTCCCTGCTGGCCACTCTGAGAAGTCATCCGTAGATTATTTGACTTCTTGCAATTTGTAACCAAAGATCCTTTTCTTACAACTCGGTGGGTTTACGTGCACACTAATAAGTGATATCTCTATATGTTTACTGTGTGCAGGTTAATAAATTGTCTCTGGGCACAAAGTACTGATCATGGCTGGAATTGGTGTTTCTTTCCCCAGGAAAATGGCAGGTTCAAGAACTTTCTGGGCTGATTTAATTTCAGAATGGGGCAATAACCTTAGCGATCTGTCCCCAGAGGAATCTAAAAAAGTCCAGACTGCTGTCTGTGCAGGAAACCTCACTGAAGCCATCACAGTGGTGAAGAAATCTGATgagttgttaaaaaaaacaaagctcAACGTTGCCATCACCGGAGAGTGCGGCTCTGGCAAGTCATCTTTCATCAACGCCATCAGAAGCCGAGCTGACGATGATGAAGATGCAGCTGAGACCGACGTGACGGAATCAGCAAAGAAGTCAACTCCTTATCCACATCCCAAGCACCCAAATGTCACGATGTGGGACCTGCCTGGGATTGGGACGCCAAATTATTCAGCAAACACAGATGTGGAGAAGATGGACCTTGCTTTTTATGATTTCTTCATCATTATCACATCACAACGGTTTCGAGAGTCAGATGCCAACCTGGCCCAGAAGATACAGAGGATGAGGAAGAAGTTTTACTTTGTCCGCTCCAGGGTGGACGAGGACTTGCGTAatgaaaaaagaagaagaacGGAGGTCAACGAGGAGGAAGTCCTGCAGAGAATCAGAAACGATTGCATCAGGAACCTGCAAGATGCAGGCTTCCATTCCCCACAGGTTTTCCTGGTGTCGAGTTGGGACTTTGAGAAGTACGATGCTCCTGAACTTCAGGAGACCTTTTCAAATGAACTCAACACTCACAGGAGACATGTCATCTTTCGTGATCTGCTCAGCCAGGCTGAAAAACACTTAAACTGGAAGAAAGAGGCTGTGGAGCAGcagatctggaagcaagccattAAGTCAGGTGCTATCGCTACTATTCCGCTCCCGTTTCTATCTGTTTGGTGGGATGTTGGCATCTTGGTGGATAACATGACCAAGTTCTGTGAGAGCTTTGGCCTGGACGACGATTCCATCAAAGCACTTGAAAAATCCATGGGTGAGTCTGGTGAGCTGAAAACTGAGATACAATTCCCGCTGGCCAAAGAGAGATCAAGAGATGAGGCATTAAAGCTTCTGGAAGAGGCTACAGGGCTGGTTATGATGATAGCTAAGTATTTCATCAGCATGATCCCAGGGATTGGTACTGTGATAGCAGGAGTGACGTCTTACAGAGTCACGGGCAGATTGCTACGTACATTTGTGGCTCGAGTTGCAGAAGATGCTCAAAGAGTCCTAGAAATGGCTTTGGAGAGAGCAGCGATAACAGATTAACAACAGCCACAAAAGAGCAAGGTACCTGATATCTCATGGCAGCTGGAGATCAGAGCCACCCTGTGgggagatttcagagtagcagccgtgttagtctgtatccgcaaaaagaacaggagtacttgtggcaccttagagactaacaaatttattagagcataagctttcgtgggctacagcccacttctttggattcTCCTGTGGGGAGAGACATTTCCCTTTGTTCTCAGCTACAGTGCAAAAAAGACACTCTCAAAAAAGATCTCCAGAGTTTGgtgtactttaaaaacaaatattctttTCTAATGTAGGGAAACGGGTAAAATTGAGGTAAAGGTCTCTGATCCCACAATTTCTGTTGAACACCCCGAAGGGAAATTTGAGGGAGACTCTAAGAACAAATACTGTGTAACGAAACTTTGCTCTGTTATTTACTAATAATACCTGACACAAGTTTTAAGACATACTTCAGTTTTCATTATTTAAGCTGCTGGGGCCACACCCTCATATGGCGTAAAGTTAGTGtaactttcatagattcatagattccaaggtcaaaagggaccattgtgatgataaagtctgatctcctgcataacagaggccTGAGAACTCCCCCAtgacaattcctagagcagatctcttagagaAACATCCTGTCTTGAGTTAAAAATTTCCagggctggagaatccaccacagcccctggttgttccaatggttaatcacccacatcgttaaaatattttaatgatttcCAACTGGATTGAAGTCAAGATCTGGCCTTTTACTTTTTGCAGGTCACCGAGTCACTTTCTTTCTTAGGCTCTCATGCGCTAGCACAAGGCTGTGATGTTTGGATGTCACCAAAGCAGGGACATCTTGAAATCCAAATCAAAGTCTTTGCCCTGAATAACGTGCTTCACACAATCTCATGAACCCATTCTATAGGGATTAGGGTTTGAAATTTTTGTAACAAGAACCACACCTAAATTTCAGGCCTGAAGTGGCTGAAAATCCATCGatatttaagaccagaagggaccattaggatcaCCTAGTCTAACAACCTGCATAACAAAGTGTCCCTTTGGGGAACGTTTAACCTTTCCTGTGAACCCAGAGAACAGTGCAGAGCTCGCACTAAATTTGGCCCTGACTTGcagtgaagtcaaagggattTCCAGAGTGTAAGTGAGCACATACAGAATCTGGACCTAAACAACTAGGCAGCCAATATAATAGTCCAGGAAAGCGATCAGAACAGAGCGACCCCCGGATATCTCTCCTGTAATTTGAGTTGTAATTAGTTGCTTGTTTTTTCTCTCACTAAGTTTCAGTTTGCCTGGGTGTCCAGGAATCACTATCATGGCTCAGACTAACCTGGGGTGTGTGGATTGTAATCAGATTGTATTGGGCTCAGATGGTGGTTGGCCCATGTCCCGCTACACACCACCATGACACTACTGATGTGCACCATATTTCATAGCCCGTAACCAGTGTCTGTCCTGCGGCAGGTCTGCGCTGGGAAGTTACATAGCGTTAGAACACGTGGTAACCAAATGCTCAGGCCTTGATTCCCATTGACATTAAGGGCATTTTACACTGAGATCTCAGTGGGAAGAGGCCAGAGCCTTAGGGTAAATGAGTATCAGGCCTGGAAGCATTTAGCAGTATGTTAGCTGGATATGGTTAACCAACATGATGTTAGGGGTAATCGTGTCCAATTAGTGTGATATTATAGACATGGTGTGGGAAAACATAGCCATTTTTATCATGTTTGAAAATAGCTCACATTGGCTAACAGTTTTTCTGGATCTCTTTGAAGTTGCCTGCCTACAATTACCTGGACTATCTGGTGAGTCAGTGACTACAAAAGAGCTGAACTTTACAATCCTACTTGCTTGCATGTCAAAAGATTTTGAAAACTGTGGCTGTCTAATTTTACAGAGATCGCTGCTTTTGCAAATGTGATATTAAATGGTTTGGAAATGCTACTTTCACCTTCTGCGTAATTAGCAGGTTTAATACTTGCTGTTTTTGTTACAACAATAAAGCTTCTCAATGGTTaagctgaattgtttttccatCATTTATCCACCCTTTTGGTTATTCCACCCTTTTAAAGGGAACATTTTAACTTTTCAAATTTTCCTGCAAGAAAACTCTGATTTCCCAATTGGAAAGCTTCATTTGGGGATTTTTCCTACAGGAAATTCCTATTTTTCCCGGCTTGGAAATGGCATACCTACCAACAACATGGGGTTCATCACGTATGAAGTTGAGGGATGGAGACACCAGGGCAAAGGAAAGGGCCTTTTTTAAGAGGATTCGGTGTTGAAGGTGATGATGGGCTGGGAAGAAGGCAGGGATCCCGGTTTACAAGCAGGGAATGGGATTGGGGCCAGGGTGGATTTGGAAGGACCTTGGAGGTGGtgaagggaaggggaaaatagAGGCAGAGGAGAAATGGAGCATGGAGAGAAGTGGATGCTTCCACCCTTGAATGGAGCCTCATACTCCATTTCACAGACAATAATAGCCACTTCTTTGAACCCCTGGAGTCTCGTTCCCCACGGAGCCCAAGCAGAGAATTTTAATGCATGCAAGGGACTTACTGGGTTGGGACGGTGTCTCCTGTGCTGCATCCTCTTCCCCTTGCAGTGGGATGGCCTGCACAACCCCAAGGGGTCCAGAGACGCCGGGGGTTGGCTCAAGTCTCAGAAGGGGGTGTCTGGTTCTCCAGCACTATGCCACACACCACGGTAGCCTGCATTAGGGTTTGCAGCCTTGTGCTGGAGCTGTCGCTCATGACAATGTCCATTTAATCATCCTAGACAATTAATTGATGCTAGAGGTGTCCAGAAAACTGGAATTTCTCCCGTGAGGAGCCACCTTGATCCCTTTGTACTCCCtcgatattcccccccccccgaatcgcCCATCAGAAACCCTCTctctggggtctctctctctctctgtttctaggCAGAATAGACATCATAGGACAACCAAAGCTTCCACAGGGCAACTCATGGAAAGCAAGGGAGTCAACTTATTAAGAAATAG contains:
- the LOC135892744 gene encoding interferon-inducible GTPase 5-like: MAGIGVSFPRKMAGSRTFWADLISEWGNNLSDLSPEESKKVQTAVCAGNLTEAITVVKKSDELLKKTKLNVAITGECGSGKSSFINAIRSRADDDEDAAETDVTESAKKSTPYPHPKHPNVTMWDLPGIGTPNYSANTDVEKMDLAFYDFFIIITSQRFRESDANLAQKIQRMRKKFYFVRSRVDEDLRNEKRRRTEVNEEEVLQRIRNDCIRNLQDAGFHSPQVFLVSSWDFEKYDAPELQETFSNELNTHRRHVIFRDLLSQAEKHLNWKKEAVEQQIWKQAIKSGAIATIPLPFLSVWWDVGILVDNMTKFCESFGLDDDSIKALEKSMGESGELKTEIQFPLAKERSRDEALKLLEEATGLVMMIAKYFISMIPGIGTVIAGVTSYRVTGRLLRTFVARVAEDAQRVLEMALERAAITD